The Desulfosoma caldarium genome has a window encoding:
- a CDS encoding phosphate-starvation-inducible PsiE family protein: protein MLSLLKKYEQIMIQVVMVMMAIVLALCTIDLGWTILKDISKPPYFILDIEELLELFGLFMLVIIGIELLETIMKTYSTPGQQHHEVVLSVAIIAISRKIIILDMKTVDSMSLIGIAAITIALTIGYAFVRAKRPKQQIK from the coding sequence ATGCTGTCCCTATTAAAAAAATACGAACAGATCATGATACAAGTCGTTATGGTCATGATGGCCATTGTCTTAGCTCTGTGTACAATCGACTTGGGATGGACAATTCTTAAAGACATTAGTAAGCCACCCTATTTCATTCTTGATATTGAAGAACTACTGGAACTTTTCGGGCTATTTATGCTTGTCATTATAGGTATAGAATTACTCGAAACAATAATGAAAACATACAGTACTCCTGGACAACAGCATCATGAAGTCGTGCTATCTGTGGCAATTATTGCCATTTCAAGGAAAATCATCATACTCGACATGAAAACTGTTGACAGTATGAGCCTCATCGGGATAGCCGCAATTACGATTGCACTGACAATTGGATATGCTTTTGTGAGGGCAAAAAGGCCAAAACAACAAATAAAATGA
- a CDS encoding DUF169 domain-containing protein → MVDYAAMQTTIQEAIKPRSLPLAVRFLADGEDFPEKTRRPKAFLKKRVTICQGITMARLYGWSVGLRKEDIICVPALLGWGMSGAANRDEEMKQLMQSVGFASSAAVADAQFAGMTCVPEGTVHGILLTPLAKALHEPHTVAVYCNPAQAMRLVQALTYCGDGGVEGRAPCASVTGSFGGKVECLQTLYAPHALNAPRLSIPGMGDRIFSMTQDDELVVAFPGQWLSRLATGLKEAGKTIGARYPVTFYQNFEPEFPAPYKDTAQRLGLLDDGSAP, encoded by the coding sequence ATGGTGGATTACGCAGCGATGCAGACCACGATTCAGGAGGCGATCAAGCCCAGAAGCCTTCCCTTGGCGGTGCGCTTTCTTGCCGACGGTGAGGATTTTCCAGAAAAGACGCGCCGTCCCAAAGCCTTTTTAAAAAAACGGGTGACCATCTGCCAGGGCATCACCATGGCGCGCCTGTACGGATGGAGTGTGGGACTCAGAAAGGAAGACATCATCTGTGTTCCGGCGCTTTTGGGTTGGGGCATGAGCGGCGCGGCGAACCGGGATGAGGAAATGAAGCAGCTCATGCAATCCGTGGGTTTTGCATCCAGCGCCGCGGTCGCCGACGCTCAGTTTGCCGGCATGACCTGTGTGCCGGAAGGAACCGTTCACGGCATTTTGCTCACCCCTCTGGCCAAAGCTCTTCATGAGCCGCACACGGTGGCAGTCTACTGCAATCCTGCTCAGGCCATGCGGCTGGTGCAGGCCCTGACCTATTGCGGCGATGGTGGCGTCGAAGGGCGCGCGCCGTGCGCTTCGGTAACCGGATCGTTCGGCGGCAAGGTGGAATGCCTCCAGACCCTGTACGCTCCTCACGCCTTGAATGCGCCACGGCTGTCCATTCCCGGCATGGGGGACCGCATCTTTTCCATGACCCAGGATGACGAACTGGTGGTGGCTTTTCCGGGCCAATGGCTTTCTCGCCTAGCCACAGGGCTCAAGGAAGCCGGCAAAACCATCGGCGCTCGATATCCCGTGACGTTTTACCAGAATTTCGAACCTGAATTTCCTGCCCCCTACAAAGACACGGCGCAACGCTTGGGCCTCCTTGACGACGGGAGCGCGCCATGA
- a CDS encoding response regulator transcription factor → MGANPRNQELLSAFVQRMGYEAVRADDLDAVDDILDHRLNIKIALVDVTGFDQGVWQRCARLHGQGIPLLVISPKQSAAIRKMSFSHGAQAVLVKPLGMRELADMIHGFMQA, encoded by the coding sequence GTGGGCGCCAACCCGCGAAACCAGGAGCTGCTGTCGGCGTTTGTTCAGCGGATGGGGTATGAGGCGGTGCGGGCCGATGACCTCGACGCGGTGGACGACATCTTGGATCATCGACTAAATATAAAGATTGCGCTGGTCGATGTCACGGGATTTGACCAAGGCGTCTGGCAGCGATGCGCTAGGCTCCATGGACAGGGTATTCCCTTGCTGGTCATCTCGCCCAAACAGAGCGCGGCCATCCGAAAAATGAGCTTTTCCCACGGCGCGCAAGCCGTATTGGTAAAACCGCTGGGAATGCGTGAACTTGCCGACATGATTCATGGCTTCATGCAAGCGTGA
- a CDS encoding PAS domain S-box protein, whose protein sequence is METILLLISKDRDRQLLEDYLADKYHIVASDHIDVLNTAFDLCLLDGIYLKRLRDSLQVRRESEKGVFLPILLVTAKQDIGMLTSRIWQIIDDVISTPIEKGELHARIEVLLRARRLSLELRAVQDAELQRSRRALSESEELQKAIVACSPLATYSLDKKGNVLSWNPAAEAMFGWQAREVIGKPLPIVPAEKQSEFQSLMRRILEGESISGMELVRQRKDGSFLECSLSGAPIRDSQGGIVGIMATMEDITERKRTERALMESESRFRSLFKNNHAVMLLIDPGDGAIVDANPAACSYYGWSKDQITRMNIADINTLSPEQIHEEMNRAKTQQRHHFEFRHRLADGTVRDVEVYSGPIHVSGRVLLYSLVFDVTERKAAEQARLASEARFRLLVENAPDGVFVQTQGRFAYLNRAATRIFGGREAGELLGMPIVDYFHPDCREFIREQIQLLNRDKIPVPMHHVTVLHKDGTAVDIEASAVPMHYEGHDGALVFVRDISERIKSEKQRQELEAQLHQAQKMESIGRLAGGVAHDYNNILSVILGFTELALRKVKPGDPLRDDLNKIYAAAERSRDITRKLLTFARKEIIAPKVLDLNVTVESMLKILRKLIGEDIELTWRPGVHLWPVKMDPSQVDQILANLCVNARDAIADVGKITIETGNVSFDQDYCNRHAGFSPGDFVFLAVSDDGCGMDAATLENIFEPFFTTKGVGKGTGLGLATVYGIVKQNDGFINVYSEPGHGTTFKIYFPRATGDITENRPADAEKIPEGKGETILVVEDDASILAYVEELLTSINYKVLKAETPSDALQKARTHATELSLLMTDVIMPEMNGRELAQQLLTICPKIKCLYMSGYTADIIAQRGVLTTGIQFIQKPFSARELAVKVRAALEHSQKI, encoded by the coding sequence ATGGAGACCATCCTCCTTTTAATAAGCAAGGACCGTGACAGGCAGCTGCTGGAAGACTATCTGGCCGACAAATATCACATCGTTGCCTCTGATCACATCGACGTGCTCAACACCGCCTTTGATCTGTGCCTGCTGGACGGTATCTATCTCAAGAGACTAAGAGACAGCCTCCAGGTACGTAGAGAATCTGAAAAAGGGGTTTTCCTGCCGATATTGCTGGTGACCGCCAAACAAGATATTGGCATGCTGACATCGAGGATTTGGCAGATCATCGATGACGTCATATCCACCCCCATCGAGAAAGGTGAGCTGCACGCCCGTATCGAGGTGCTGCTACGCGCCAGGCGCCTTTCCCTGGAACTGAGAGCGGTGCAGGACGCAGAGTTACAGCGGTCCCGGCGGGCGCTCTCTGAAAGCGAGGAACTGCAAAAGGCCATCGTGGCCTGTTCGCCGCTGGCCACATACTCCCTGGATAAAAAGGGAAATGTCCTGTCCTGGAATCCGGCGGCGGAAGCCATGTTCGGCTGGCAGGCCCGAGAGGTGATCGGCAAGCCTTTGCCCATTGTGCCCGCGGAAAAACAATCCGAATTTCAATCGTTGATGCGGCGCATTCTGGAAGGCGAATCGATTTCCGGCATGGAGCTGGTTCGACAACGCAAAGACGGCTCTTTCCTGGAGTGCAGTCTTTCAGGAGCGCCGATCCGTGATTCCCAAGGTGGCATCGTGGGTATCATGGCGACCATGGAAGACATCACCGAACGGAAGCGGACGGAAAGAGCGCTCATGGAAAGCGAGAGCCGATTCCGCAGCCTGTTTAAGAACAATCATGCGGTGATGCTGCTCATTGATCCCGGCGACGGGGCCATTGTGGACGCAAATCCCGCAGCCTGCAGCTATTATGGCTGGTCGAAGGACCAAATCACCCGTATGAACATCGCTGACATTAATACCTTGTCGCCTGAACAAATACACGAAGAAATGAATCGGGCCAAGACCCAGCAGCGCCATCATTTTGAGTTCCGGCATCGCTTGGCGGACGGCACCGTGCGGGATGTGGAGGTCTACAGCGGGCCGATTCACGTATCGGGCCGCGTTCTTCTTTATTCGCTCGTATTCGACGTCACAGAACGCAAGGCCGCCGAACAGGCCCGTCTTGCCAGCGAAGCACGCTTCAGATTGCTTGTGGAAAACGCACCGGACGGCGTTTTCGTCCAGACCCAAGGGCGATTCGCGTACCTTAATCGCGCAGCGACCCGGATTTTTGGTGGCAGGGAAGCCGGTGAACTATTGGGGATGCCCATCGTCGACTATTTTCATCCCGATTGCCGGGAGTTCATTCGTGAACAAATTCAGCTCCTCAACCGGGACAAGATCCCCGTTCCCATGCACCATGTAACCGTTTTGCATAAGGACGGAACGGCTGTGGATATCGAAGCCTCCGCCGTCCCAATGCATTATGAGGGGCATGACGGTGCACTGGTTTTCGTGAGGGATATTTCGGAAAGAATAAAATCGGAAAAGCAGCGCCAGGAACTGGAAGCTCAACTGCATCAAGCCCAAAAAATGGAGTCTATAGGTCGCCTTGCCGGCGGAGTGGCCCACGACTACAACAATATCCTCAGCGTTATCCTCGGGTTCACCGAGCTGGCTCTTAGAAAGGTCAAACCGGGAGACCCGTTGCGTGACGATCTTAACAAGATCTATGCGGCGGCTGAACGCTCCAGGGACATAACTCGGAAGTTATTGACCTTTGCAAGAAAGGAAATCATTGCGCCTAAGGTGTTGGATCTGAATGTTACCGTTGAAAGCATGCTGAAAATCTTGCGCAAACTCATCGGCGAGGACATCGAGCTGACATGGCGACCGGGTGTCCATCTCTGGCCTGTGAAAATGGATCCATCTCAAGTTGATCAGATTCTTGCTAATCTGTGTGTCAATGCCCGCGACGCCATCGCCGACGTGGGGAAAATTACCATTGAAACGGGAAATGTGAGCTTCGACCAGGACTATTGCAATAGGCATGCGGGCTTCTCACCTGGGGATTTTGTCTTTTTGGCCGTCAGTGATGACGGCTGCGGCATGGATGCTGCGACACTGGAAAATATTTTTGAACCGTTTTTCACCACCAAGGGTGTCGGTAAGGGAACGGGATTGGGCCTTGCCACGGTCTATGGTATTGTCAAGCAGAATGACGGTTTCATCAATGTGTACAGTGAGCCGGGTCACGGGACGACGTTCAAGATCTATTTTCCCCGGGCCACCGGTGACATCACGGAAAACCGTCCTGCCGATGCAGAAAAAATACCTGAGGGCAAGGGTGAAACGATATTGGTGGTTGAAGATGATGCATCGATCCTGGCATATGTTGAAGAACTTCTAACCAGCATCAACTATAAGGTATTGAAAGCGGAGACCCCTTCAGATGCCTTGCAAAAAGCGAGAACCCATGCCACCGAACTTTCACTGTTGATGACCGACGTCATCATGCCCGAAATGAATGGCCGCGAACTGGCGCAGCAACTGCTGACGATTTGCCCGAAGATCAAATGTCTCTACATGTCCGGATACACCGCTGACATCATAGCTCAACGTGGTGTTCTGACCACGGGCATTCAATTCATACAGAAACCATTCTCAGCTAGAGAGCTGGCCGTCAAGGTCAGGGCGGCCCTGGAGCATAGCCAAAAGATCTAA
- a CDS encoding amino acid permease: MNGKKTRNELQPKKFGTFGGVFTPSLLTILGVIMFLRFSTVVGYAGAWNALLILFIAKAISLITGLSVASIATNMRVKGGGPYYLISRSLGVEFGSVIATFFFIAQAVAVALYVAGFTEAVFSAFPNLELSFRAFATLTNIVVFVSVYIGAGWTIRLQYGILGILILSVLSFFIGAGKGFSFENLSSNLAPQWSPQFSFFAVFALFFPAVTGIMAGVNMSGDLKDPARSIPRGTFAAIGVSGLIYAALIVVFAAVVPRAELLGEGFVMKDYAFSPTLVYAGVFCATLSSALGSMMGAPRILQAFARDNIFKRLRWFGQGSGASGEPRRAVVLTFLIAQIGIVAGDLDTIAPVITMFFLMTYATVNLACFYEGRSHNPSFRPTFRFNHWSIAIIGVIGCVSVMFFINALWASVALVLGGLFYFFITRSEINVKWGDIHGGIAFQIARSALLRLEREHYHSKNWRPSILALAGSASSRLHLVEYARWFTADSGIVMLGHIIKGDVEQLHKRRHEAENILRKFILKEQLPAFPVAIVEEDLHAAVKALIQCHGIGRIKPNTIMLEWSDDPEKAEDFWETIATIKEMERSLIIVATEQEGEKTHIPEGFINIWWDSAQNVELMLLLSFMLKKNREWRDHSIRIIRPVPFKADVDNIKKEISEMLAKGRIEADIFIVPAEDPFEAVRTHMHPSALLFSGLRLGNGEDDINLITNIKRTVELPGDVIFVYNAGDVSMEA; encoded by the coding sequence ATGAATGGCAAAAAAACCAGAAATGAACTACAGCCGAAAAAGTTTGGCACCTTTGGCGGCGTTTTTACGCCAAGTCTACTGACGATTCTTGGCGTCATCATGTTCCTGCGTTTTTCAACAGTCGTAGGATATGCCGGTGCATGGAATGCGCTCTTGATTCTATTCATCGCCAAGGCAATCTCTTTGATCACAGGCCTATCCGTCGCTTCCATAGCCACCAACATGCGTGTCAAGGGCGGCGGCCCCTACTATTTGATCAGCCGCAGTCTCGGCGTGGAGTTTGGTAGCGTCATCGCCACCTTTTTCTTCATTGCGCAAGCTGTTGCGGTCGCACTTTATGTGGCTGGTTTTACAGAAGCCGTTTTTTCCGCTTTTCCCAATCTAGAGCTTTCCTTCAGAGCCTTTGCCACACTCACCAATATTGTTGTTTTTGTCAGTGTCTATATCGGTGCTGGTTGGACGATTAGACTTCAGTACGGCATTCTCGGCATCTTGATCTTGTCTGTTCTGTCTTTTTTTATAGGAGCGGGTAAAGGCTTTTCTTTCGAGAACCTCAGCAGTAATTTAGCACCACAGTGGTCGCCACAATTTTCGTTTTTTGCGGTTTTTGCGCTTTTTTTTCCGGCTGTTACGGGCATCATGGCCGGGGTCAACATGTCTGGTGACTTGAAGGACCCGGCCCGCTCAATTCCCCGCGGAACATTTGCCGCCATTGGCGTTTCGGGGCTTATTTATGCTGCCTTGATCGTGGTGTTTGCTGCGGTTGTCCCTCGGGCGGAGCTGCTCGGCGAAGGATTCGTTATGAAGGATTATGCTTTTTCGCCGACTCTCGTTTACGCCGGCGTGTTTTGTGCCACGCTCTCCTCGGCTTTGGGCAGCATGATGGGCGCGCCGCGTATTCTTCAAGCTTTTGCCCGTGACAACATTTTCAAAAGGCTCCGCTGGTTTGGTCAAGGCAGCGGAGCATCCGGGGAACCCCGGCGCGCTGTCGTGCTGACATTCTTAATTGCGCAGATCGGTATTGTGGCAGGGGATCTCGACACCATTGCTCCTGTTATCACCATGTTCTTTTTGATGACCTATGCCACGGTCAATTTGGCTTGTTTTTACGAAGGGCGTTCACACAATCCCAGCTTCCGGCCCACGTTCCGCTTTAACCATTGGTCCATAGCCATCATTGGCGTCATTGGTTGCGTCAGCGTCATGTTTTTCATCAACGCTCTCTGGGCTTCAGTGGCTTTAGTTCTAGGGGGGCTTTTTTACTTTTTTATTACGCGTTCGGAAATTAACGTGAAGTGGGGCGATATTCATGGCGGTATTGCCTTCCAGATTGCGCGCAGTGCTCTGTTGCGTCTGGAGCGTGAGCATTATCACTCGAAGAATTGGAGGCCTTCAATTCTCGCCCTCGCCGGCAGCGCGTCCAGCCGTTTGCATCTGGTGGAATACGCCCGCTGGTTTACCGCGGACAGCGGTATTGTGATGCTGGGTCACATCATCAAAGGGGATGTGGAGCAGCTTCATAAACGACGGCATGAAGCGGAAAATATTTTGCGCAAGTTCATTCTTAAGGAACAGCTTCCCGCCTTTCCCGTTGCCATTGTCGAAGAAGATCTGCATGCCGCTGTCAAAGCCCTTATTCAGTGCCATGGAATCGGCAGAATAAAGCCTAACACAATCATGCTTGAATGGAGCGACGACCCAGAAAAGGCTGAGGACTTCTGGGAGACGATAGCCACGATCAAAGAAATGGAGCGCAGCCTCATTATCGTGGCTACGGAGCAGGAAGGTGAGAAAACTCACATACCCGAGGGATTTATCAATATCTGGTGGGATTCAGCTCAAAATGTCGAATTGATGCTGCTGCTGTCTTTTATGCTCAAGAAAAACCGTGAATGGCGAGATCATTCGATTCGAATTATTCGCCCCGTCCCGTTCAAAGCTGATGTTGACAACATCAAAAAGGAGATATCTGAAATGCTCGCCAAAGGCCGCATTGAAGCCGACATTTTTATCGTGCCGGCCGAGGATCCATTCGAAGCCGTGCGGACACACATGCATCCCTCTGCCTTGCTTTTCAGCGGATTAAGGCTTGGAAACGGTGAAGATGACATAAACCTTATAACTAATATAAAACGAACGGTAGAATTGCCTGGAGATGTCATTTTTGTTTATAATGCGGGAGATGTGTCCATGGAGGCTTGA
- a CDS encoding tyrosine-type recombinase/integrase has protein sequence MLTNLFGHRWLMASMMRSGKGAKDRITRLPKSLKVPLQMLFKTVKEITRATWPTVGATSSCQTPSALNTSTRRGNGAGNGSLGRKKPKTCEEGHHRVHESLIQKAIIGAVKMADLAKRVTCHTLRSSFATQLIESGDGSRTVQELLGHKDVKTAMMHTPMS, from the coding sequence ATGCTGACGAACCTGTTCGGCCATAGGTGGCTCATGGCCTCGATGATGCGCAGCGGCAAGGGGGCGAAAGACCGCATCACCAGGCTCCCCAAGTCGCTCAAAGTCCCATTGCAAATGCTTTTTAAAACCGTCAAAGAAATCACGAGGGCGACCTGGCCGACGGTTGGGGCCACCTCCTCCTGCCAGACGCCCTCGGCTCTAAATACCTCAACGCGCCGCGGGAATGGCGCCGGCAATGGGTCTTTGGGCAGGAAGAAGCCAAAGACGTGCGAAGAAGGACACCATCGCGTTCACGAATCACTCATCCAGAAGGCGATCATTGGCGCGGTGAAAATGGCCGACCTGGCGAAGCGGGTCACCTGCCACACATTGCGTTCTTCCTTCGCCACGCAGCTCATAGAAAGCGGTGACGGCAGCAGGACCGTTCAGGAACTTCTCGGTCACAAGGACGTCAAGACCGCGATGATGCACACACCCATGTCCTGA